Proteins from one Dysgonomonas sp. HDW5A genomic window:
- a CDS encoding NADH-quinone oxidoreductase subunit N, with the protein MSTLIAVSALGIVCLLLEILNLRKILVPVTLLALLGILGMTVAEFYSGESFFYADSYNMIVSTSYSRGFSILFITLATLIIAMSPEFYKNKMEKIADYVSLKIFLLAGAIAMVSFGNLSMFFIGIEVLSIAAYVLASSNPTRVSSNEAGMKYFIMGAFASSFILFGIALVYGAIGSFDIETIVQVSTLEGANLPIWFNMGFIMILVGLLFKASVVPFHFWAPDVYEGSPTLVTALMSTLVKVAAIAALYKVVVLFGVAMTPAVQITIVVFSILSLTVGNITALNQKSLKRMMAYSGISHAGFMIMDLLSTSTNATNSLLYYAAAYSLAGIAAFAVIMAVSEGKGHENIENLHGLARRNPLMAGILTCALVSLGGIPVFAGFFAKLFMFTQMIDAGYLILVIFGIINSIIAIFYYFGAANVMFTKEPSSEIALKVPIRYVLVATIAIILNLILGIYPSIIMSLSL; encoded by the coding sequence ATGAGTACATTGATAGCTGTCTCTGCATTAGGCATTGTTTGTCTTTTATTAGAGATTTTAAATTTGAGAAAAATACTTGTCCCTGTAACCCTATTGGCGTTATTGGGTATATTGGGAATGACTGTTGCTGAATTCTATTCGGGTGAATCGTTTTTCTATGCCGATAGTTATAATATGATTGTAAGCACTAGTTACTCTCGAGGTTTTTCTATATTGTTTATTACTCTTGCAACTTTAATTATTGCAATGAGTCCTGAGTTTTATAAGAATAAAATGGAGAAGATTGCAGATTATGTGTCTCTCAAGATTTTTCTTTTAGCAGGAGCAATTGCAATGGTTTCATTCGGTAATCTTTCGATGTTTTTTATTGGTATCGAAGTGTTATCTATAGCAGCTTATGTATTAGCCTCCAGTAATCCGACAAGGGTGAGTAGTAACGAGGCCGGAATGAAGTATTTCATTATGGGAGCTTTTGCTTCTAGCTTTATACTATTTGGTATAGCTTTGGTTTATGGAGCAATAGGATCATTCGATATAGAAACTATTGTTCAAGTATCAACATTAGAAGGTGCTAATCTTCCTATATGGTTTAATATGGGATTTATAATGATTCTGGTTGGTCTTTTATTCAAAGCTTCGGTAGTTCCATTCCATTTTTGGGCACCAGATGTATACGAGGGTTCACCTACACTGGTTACTGCATTAATGAGTACTTTGGTTAAGGTTGCCGCAATTGCAGCTCTTTATAAAGTTGTAGTCCTATTTGGAGTAGCAATGACACCTGCTGTCCAAATAACGATTGTGGTATTTTCTATATTATCTCTTACAGTTGGAAATATAACTGCATTAAACCAAAAGAGTTTGAAGCGAATGATGGCTTATTCAGGGATTTCCCATGCGGGATTTATGATAATGGATTTACTATCTACTAGCACTAATGCTACAAATAGTCTCTTATATTATGCAGCTGCTTATTCGTTGGCTGGTATTGCAGCTTTTGCTGTAATTATGGCGGTAAGCGAAGGTAAAGGACATGAAAATATTGAAAACTTACATGGCTTAGCCAGACGTAATCCTCTTATGGCAGGAATATTGACATGTGCCTTGGTTTCTTTAGGAGGTATACCAGTATTTGCAGGTTTCTTTGCAAAACTGTTTATGTTTACCCAAATGATAGATGCAGGTTATTTAATTCTGGTAATATTTGGTATCATTAATTCGATTATTGCGATCTTCTATTACTTTGGAGCAGCTAACGTGATGTTCACAAAAGAACCATCGAGCGAAATTGCATTGAAAGTGCCGATAAGATATGTGCTTGTGGCTACGATTGCTATAATTCTTAACCTGATATTAGGTATTTATCCTTCTATAATAATGAGTTTATCATTGTAA
- the nuoH gene encoding NADH-quinone oxidoreductase subunit NuoH, with translation MEISFILEKLILILIVFAVTMFFALYSTWAERKVAGFIQDRYGPNRAGIFGILQPLADGAKLFSKEEFMPDTPNRILFTVGPAVAMIVSLLGSAVIPWANKFIIAGVEYIPQVADINIALLYVVAVMSTAIYGIVIGAWASNNKYSLLGGIRAGAQMISYEVAMGLSLIALVMMTGTLSLREITEQQAGFGWNAFYQPLTLLIFLICSFAECNRTPFDLAECESELVNGHHTEFSSMKMGFYMFSEYVSMFFSSALISILFFGGYNYPGMEWVADSWGVNIANTVAVLALLVKISFFIFFYMWVRWTIPRFRYDQLMKLGWKILFPLALFNILLVGVLVLIFK, from the coding sequence ATGGAAATTTCATTTATATTAGAGAAACTTATTCTTATCCTCATAGTCTTCGCCGTAACAATGTTTTTTGCATTGTATTCGACCTGGGCTGAGCGTAAAGTTGCCGGCTTTATACAAGATCGTTACGGACCTAACCGTGCGGGTATATTCGGAATTTTGCAACCTTTGGCAGATGGAGCTAAGCTTTTTTCGAAAGAGGAGTTTATGCCCGATACTCCTAATAGAATTCTATTTACAGTAGGACCTGCAGTAGCCATGATTGTATCTCTTTTAGGAAGTGCAGTTATTCCTTGGGCAAATAAATTTATAATTGCCGGCGTTGAATATATACCTCAAGTGGCTGATATAAATATTGCTCTTTTATATGTGGTCGCCGTAATGTCTACCGCTATCTATGGAATAGTAATAGGTGCATGGGCTTCTAATAATAAGTATTCGCTACTTGGAGGTATTCGTGCAGGAGCTCAAATGATTTCGTATGAAGTTGCAATGGGCTTATCACTGATAGCTCTGGTTATGATGACAGGAACATTAAGCCTTCGTGAAATAACAGAACAGCAGGCAGGCTTTGGTTGGAATGCTTTTTATCAACCTCTAACATTACTTATATTCCTGATATGTTCTTTTGCTGAGTGTAATCGTACACCTTTTGATTTGGCAGAATGCGAGTCGGAGTTAGTGAATGGACACCATACAGAATTTTCTTCCATGAAGATGGGATTCTATATGTTCTCTGAATATGTAAGTATGTTTTTCTCTTCAGCATTGATCTCAATTCTATTCTTCGGAGGATATAATTATCCGGGCATGGAATGGGTTGCCGATAGTTGGGGTGTAAATATTGCAAATACTGTAGCTGTTTTAGCTCTGTTGGTTAAAATATCATTCTTCATATTCTTCTATATGTGGGTACGATGGACTATTCCTCGTTTCAGATATGACCAACTAATGAAATTGGGATGGAAGATATTATTTCCTTTGGCATTATTCAATATTTTGCTTGTGGGCGTTTTAGTTTTGATTTTTAAATAA
- a CDS encoding NADH-quinone oxidoreductase subunit I, which yields MAIENISLSGRKTVASNKEMTFWERLYLIAIFKGMMITIKHFFSRKVTVQYPEQKREYSPVYRGQHVLMRDEEGRERCTACGLCALSCPAEAITMKAAERTKDEMHLYREEKYAAIYEINMLRCIFCGLCEEACPKDAIYLTKSQKHVKPDVTRQSFIYGKDKLVISVEDGKSGKYAGLKPILK from the coding sequence ATGGCAATAGAAAATATATCATTATCGGGAAGAAAGACGGTTGCCTCTAATAAGGAAATGACCTTTTGGGAACGTCTCTATCTTATCGCGATATTTAAGGGGATGATGATTACTATTAAGCACTTTTTCTCAAGAAAAGTGACAGTACAGTATCCTGAGCAAAAACGTGAATACAGTCCTGTTTACAGAGGACAACATGTATTGATGAGAGACGAAGAAGGTCGCGAACGTTGTACTGCGTGTGGATTATGTGCATTATCATGTCCAGCAGAAGCTATTACAATGAAAGCTGCTGAACGCACAAAAGACGAAATGCACTTGTATCGTGAAGAAAAATATGCAGCCATCTATGAAATTAATATGTTGCGTTGTATTTTCTGTGGACTGTGTGAAGAAGCCTGTCCAAAAGATGCAATCTATTTGACTAAGTCTCAAAAACACGTAAAACCGGATGTAACAAGACAAAGTTTTATCTACGGAAAAGACAAACTTGTTATCTCTGTCGAAGATGGAAAATCAGGAAAATATGCCGGACTTAAACCGATACTTAAATAA
- a CDS encoding NuoM family protein: protein MNIAIILIILLVGAILTYLSGNRWAPKVAMLFAVITAIFSIALLLEYHDTGASFSVQWINNPSVMFSLKADGLSLIMVLLTSILLPIILLTAVSHTVPFEKLLYSLILFMAFAMTGVFLSSDALLYYVFWELSLIPIYFIVVLWGNGSRSKRRRSAMTFFIYTFAGSLFMLGAIIYLYTKTGSFQLHDLYNANLSDTEQLWIFLAFFFAYAIKIPIFPFHTWQANVYQKAPLVGTLLLGALMSKMALYSAIRWQLPIAPHAAHSMQSVVLTLSIIGVIYGSIVALKQDNLKRFFAYASLAHVGFIAAGIYALTMDGIQGAVLLMVAHGFGVVGLFFGSEVIYRRFNTPLISQMGGIKGLAPKFTIAFFLMIMASIAIPLSFNFVGELTIMYGLYQVSIWYTIFIGTSMFLGAFFMLHMYQLVMLGESRNKVFADLTVNEGLVFIALAAVLLFFGLYSKPIVDLVSPSLQEILMYVNR from the coding sequence ATGAATATCGCTATTATATTAATCATTTTATTAGTAGGTGCAATTCTTACTTATCTTTCAGGAAATAGGTGGGCTCCTAAAGTTGCTATGTTGTTTGCTGTGATAACTGCAATATTTTCTATTGCATTATTATTGGAATATCACGATACAGGAGCAAGTTTTAGTGTACAGTGGATCAATAATCCGTCGGTAATGTTTTCTCTTAAAGCAGATGGTTTATCTCTCATAATGGTATTGCTTACCTCTATTCTGCTGCCTATTATTTTACTTACGGCTGTATCGCATACGGTTCCGTTCGAAAAATTACTATATAGCTTAATTTTGTTTATGGCATTTGCCATGACCGGAGTATTTTTGAGTAGTGACGCCTTGTTGTATTATGTGTTTTGGGAATTGTCTCTTATCCCGATCTACTTTATTGTAGTACTGTGGGGAAATGGTTCGAGATCGAAACGCAGAAGATCGGCAATGACATTCTTCATTTATACCTTTGCCGGTTCATTGTTTATGCTGGGGGCGATTATATACCTGTATACAAAAACGGGAAGTTTCCAATTGCACGATTTATACAATGCAAACTTGAGTGATACTGAACAATTATGGATTTTCCTAGCTTTCTTTTTTGCATATGCTATTAAAATTCCAATTTTCCCATTTCACACTTGGCAGGCAAATGTATATCAAAAAGCTCCTCTTGTAGGTACATTGCTTTTGGGGGCTCTTATGTCTAAAATGGCACTCTATAGTGCTATCCGTTGGCAGTTGCCTATTGCTCCTCATGCTGCTCATAGCATGCAGTCAGTTGTTTTGACTCTGTCTATAATCGGTGTAATTTATGGTTCTATTGTAGCTCTTAAGCAAGATAATCTGAAACGATTCTTTGCCTACGCATCTTTAGCTCACGTTGGTTTTATTGCCGCCGGAATATATGCGTTAACAATGGATGGTATTCAGGGAGCAGTATTGTTAATGGTTGCACACGGTTTTGGTGTTGTAGGTCTATTCTTTGGATCAGAAGTTATATACAGACGATTCAATACTCCTTTGATCAGTCAAATGGGAGGAATTAAAGGCTTGGCACCGAAGTTTACAATCGCATTCTTCCTAATGATAATGGCTTCTATAGCTATACCGTTGTCTTTTAACTTTGTAGGTGAGTTGACAATTATGTATGGTTTGTATCAAGTAAGTATCTGGTATACAATTTTTATAGGTACATCTATGTTCTTAGGTGCATTCTTCATGTTGCACATGTATCAGCTTGTGATGCTTGGAGAATCACGTAATAAAGTATTTGCTGATTTAACAGTAAACGAAGGTCTTGTATTTATCGCTTTGGCCGCTGTTTTATTGTTTTTTGGTTTGTATTCCAAACCGATTGTAGATTTGGTTTCGCCAAGCCTGCAAGAGATCTTGATGTATGTCAATAGGTAG
- a CDS encoding NADH-quinone oxidoreductase subunit J — MITIIFYILATITLGTGILTVLAKNPIHSAVYMVVCFFSIAGHFLMLNAQFLSVVHIIVYTGAIMILLLFTLMLMNLSDQHEPKKKVVSRIAAVVSGCLTAIVILAVFLKANIVIESYKTANVDFQSVQIIGQVLLDEYLVPFEFASILLITAMIGAVLISKREKKA, encoded by the coding sequence ATGATAACGATAATTTTTTATATTCTGGCAACAATAACTCTAGGTACTGGGATTTTGACAGTTCTTGCGAAAAATCCTATACATAGTGCTGTTTATATGGTTGTCTGTTTTTTCTCGATTGCAGGTCACTTTTTGATGCTTAATGCACAATTTTTGTCAGTAGTGCATATCATAGTATACACAGGCGCTATTATGATATTGTTGCTATTCACATTGATGCTTATGAATTTGAGTGATCAGCACGAACCAAAGAAAAAAGTAGTCAGTCGTATTGCTGCGGTAGTATCGGGATGTTTAACAGCAATTGTTATACTTGCCGTATTCCTTAAAGCAAATATTGTAATAGAATCTTATAAGACTGCGAATGTAGATTTTCAGTCAGTACAGATTATAGGACAAGTATTACTTGACGAATATTTAGTGCCATTCGAATTTGCTTCCATTTTGCTTATTACGGCAATGATTGGAGCTGTATTGATTTCTAAAAGAGAGAAAAAAGCTTAA
- a CDS encoding LysE family translocator codes for MLDTIIKGIFIGLLVSAPMGPIGVLCIQRTLNEGRLHGFISGLGASLSDIVYAIISGLGISFVMDFVEENHYPLQIAGSLLLLIAGYYIYQSNPAKKLFRQDEKTSPYWKNLVSSFFINLTNIGILFFFIAMFARFNFIDPNNSSKNIVGILSIGLGTVIWWLLISTVVDKVRSKFNPRGLKIFNNILGIILASIGVVGLVTAAYTLFERV; via the coding sequence ATGCTTGATACTATAATAAAAGGAATATTCATAGGACTATTAGTCTCAGCACCTATGGGGCCCATAGGTGTCCTATGTATACAACGAACTTTGAATGAAGGTAGACTTCATGGATTTATATCGGGCTTAGGAGCCTCTTTATCTGACATAGTATATGCCATAATATCAGGACTGGGAATCAGTTTTGTAATGGATTTTGTGGAAGAGAATCACTACCCATTACAAATAGCAGGTAGTTTACTTCTTCTTATTGCCGGTTATTACATTTATCAATCTAACCCTGCGAAGAAGCTGTTCAGGCAAGATGAGAAAACATCGCCTTATTGGAAAAATCTAGTCTCTTCATTTTTTATAAATCTTACAAACATAGGTATCTTGTTCTTCTTTATAGCCATGTTTGCACGCTTTAACTTTATAGATCCTAACAACTCATCAAAGAATATAGTAGGCATTTTGTCTATTGGTCTAGGAACTGTTATCTGGTGGTTACTTATTTCTACTGTTGTCGATAAAGTACGCTCTAAATTTAACCCTAGAGGCCTTAAGATATTCAATAATATACTGGGAATCATTTTGGCTTCAATAGGTGTTGTCGGGTTAGTAACTGCTGCTTACACTTTATTTGAAAGAGTATAA
- the nuoL gene encoding NADH-quinone oxidoreductase subunit L produces the protein METGLVLLLLIFPLVGFLINLSVGKKIGRSLPGIIATAAVTGSFAISLFYFIQILSTGQAIEVHLCEWVAFGEFSVNLAFVLDQLSLLWLLVVTGIGALIHIYSIGYMHDDENVDRFFSYLNLFIFFMIVLVTANNLLVMFIGWEGVGLCSYLLIGFWYKNQEFNDAAKKAFIMNRIGDLGFLTGVFTLAYLFKTVDFATLKLALSTTTNPEVSGLLGVATFCLFVGAMGKSAQIPLYTWLPDAMAGPTPVSALIHAATMVTAGIFMITRLNFLFDLTPDIQYLIAIIGAITALFAASIGIMQTDIKKVLAYSTVSQLGLMFLALGLGAYQIAVFHVITHAFFKACLFLGSGSVIHAMGGEQDMRKMGGLKGVMSITYITFLISTLSISGIPPFAGFFSKDEIMLVAFQNSPILWVVAMLASLLTAFYMFRVLYLTFFKEFRGTAEQKKHLHESPSIMTMPLIVLAVLATVGGLISLPFGYSWLNHYLSPIFSGSGGAVEEHGFSTEQLVFMGVSTLIALIGLSLAYYKYITKSAVPEEDDKITGFAKVLYNKYYIDEIYTAIFIKPIYAMANFFKNVVESIITGVVFGFALVAKGLSAPAKALQNGSVGFYLSFFVVGFCALVIYLFLT, from the coding sequence ATGGAAACAGGGTTAGTATTATTACTTTTAATTTTTCCTCTGGTTGGTTTCTTAATCAATCTGAGTGTAGGTAAAAAGATTGGGCGATCGTTACCCGGCATTATTGCTACTGCAGCAGTAACGGGTAGTTTTGCAATCTCTCTCTTTTATTTTATCCAGATTCTCTCGACCGGACAGGCTATAGAAGTTCATCTTTGTGAATGGGTAGCTTTCGGCGAATTTTCGGTGAACCTTGCTTTTGTTCTCGATCAGCTTTCGTTGCTATGGTTACTGGTTGTGACAGGTATCGGAGCGTTGATACATATCTATTCGATAGGGTACATGCATGATGATGAAAACGTAGATCGTTTTTTCTCATATCTCAATCTGTTTATCTTCTTTATGATTGTGTTGGTAACAGCAAACAATCTTCTGGTAATGTTTATCGGATGGGAAGGCGTTGGGTTGTGTTCATATCTGTTAATTGGATTTTGGTATAAAAATCAAGAATTTAATGATGCCGCTAAAAAGGCATTTATTATGAATAGGATAGGGGACTTAGGTTTCTTAACCGGAGTTTTCACCTTAGCATATTTATTTAAAACGGTAGATTTTGCAACATTAAAACTAGCACTGTCTACAACTACCAACCCTGAAGTTTCAGGTCTATTAGGTGTTGCTACATTCTGTTTGTTTGTTGGGGCTATGGGTAAAAGTGCTCAGATACCTTTATATACTTGGTTGCCAGATGCAATGGCGGGTCCAACACCAGTTTCGGCATTGATACATGCTGCAACAATGGTAACAGCGGGTATATTTATGATTACCCGATTAAACTTCTTATTTGATCTTACACCTGATATACAATATCTAATTGCTATCATTGGTGCAATAACAGCACTGTTTGCCGCTTCGATAGGTATTATGCAAACTGATATTAAGAAGGTATTGGCATACTCTACAGTTTCTCAATTAGGACTTATGTTTCTGGCTTTAGGACTTGGAGCTTATCAAATAGCAGTATTTCATGTTATTACACATGCTTTCTTTAAAGCTTGTTTATTCTTAGGGTCAGGATCAGTTATCCATGCAATGGGTGGTGAGCAAGATATGAGAAAAATGGGTGGATTGAAAGGTGTAATGTCTATTACTTATATTACATTCCTTATTTCGACACTATCTATTTCGGGGATTCCTCCATTTGCAGGTTTCTTCTCGAAAGACGAAATAATGTTGGTTGCATTCCAAAATAGCCCTATCCTTTGGGTGGTTGCAATGTTGGCGTCGCTACTAACAGCTTTCTATATGTTCAGAGTATTGTATCTTACATTCTTCAAGGAATTCAGAGGTACTGCCGAACAAAAGAAGCATTTACATGAGTCTCCATCAATAATGACTATGCCGCTTATCGTATTAGCTGTACTGGCTACAGTGGGTGGTCTGATAAGTTTACCCTTTGGATATAGCTGGTTGAATCATTATCTGTCGCCTATATTCTCTGGTTCAGGTGGTGCTGTCGAAGAGCATGGATTCTCTACTGAGCAGCTAGTTTTCATGGGAGTTTCTACTCTTATCGCTCTTATCGGTTTGAGTCTCGCTTATTATAAGTACATAACTAAATCGGCTGTTCCTGAAGAGGATGATAAAATTACAGGCTTTGCTAAAGTACTTTACAATAAATATTATATTGACGAGATATATACTGCTATATTTATAAAGCCTATATATGCTATGGCAAATTTCTTTAAGAATGTTGTGGAAAGTATAATAACAGGAGTTGTATTTGGATTTGCTTTAGTAGCTAAAGGTTTATCGGCTCCGGCAAAAGCTTTACAAAACGGAAGTGTAGGTTTTTATCTTTCATTCTTTGTTGTAGGATTTTGCGCGCTAGTAATCTATTTATTTCTGACTTAA
- a CDS encoding TonB-dependent receptor — protein sequence MKLQYILTILLLTISLLHLQAGPDHIAHISGQVIDSETKEPIIDAIISLEGTRSQTLSDDNGNFQIKNIHSGKYIMHIQALGYSIEREEINLAPYTTKKIVIELNSENHELAEVSVTASLSRLKRDVSPIVVSQLTPKTFEATQSLTLSQGLNFSPGVRVETTCQNCGSQEVRINGLEGHYSEILINSQPVVGALTKTYGLDQIPLNMVDEINIIRGGNSALYGSHAIGGVIDIITKEPENNYYEIKYNLSLIDGKSADNMLLFNTSLVDKNKTSGISVFGNMRSRNPWDANGDGFSEIGKNRASSLGFSSFLKPNKDSKVIAEYRYTSEERRGGDSFDKPPHEANIAEYSDFKIHSGSADYSQYFNDNKHRLNIHVSIQDAYRDSYFGAEQEPNGYGKTTELTLIGNAKYEMNIDNLLFMPAKFISGYTQSHDMLRNEIPGYNYKQNQNINIGTLYFQNEWQNEKLSIAIGARLEKHSLVENVNIMPRVNARYKIVGNVNLRGGYTVGYRAPEITGGDLDIPIQGGKATLLSFADDIKPERSRSFSGGFDTKFYNENFYSYFLVEGFFTRINNAFIDRVIGENETGNTLVQRENANRATISGINFETSIQPSEWLQIDGGYTIQRGRYKSPERWSDDETVEPTKDMLRSPEQYGFISAMATPQSPFSIAVSGTYTGSMYVPHLAGYIENDELKKTPQFFDMTTKIAYSFKLNAYNKVEISCGVQNIFNSRQRDFDKGVNRDADYIYGPSLPRTYFIGLKLSSF from the coding sequence ATGAAATTACAATATATACTCACCATATTATTACTCACCATCTCTCTCTTACATTTACAGGCAGGTCCCGATCACATAGCACATATCTCAGGACAAGTAATAGATTCAGAAACAAAAGAACCCATTATAGATGCTATAATTTCGTTAGAAGGAACTCGTTCGCAGACATTATCAGATGATAATGGAAACTTCCAGATAAAGAATATCCACTCAGGAAAATATATAATGCACATACAAGCATTAGGATATAGTATAGAAAGAGAAGAAATAAATCTGGCTCCTTATACCACTAAAAAGATCGTAATAGAACTCAATTCTGAAAATCACGAACTGGCAGAAGTTTCTGTGACCGCATCTCTGTCAAGATTAAAAAGAGATGTATCCCCTATAGTTGTTTCGCAACTGACACCCAAAACATTTGAGGCAACTCAATCATTGACTCTTTCTCAGGGATTAAACTTCAGCCCCGGAGTACGTGTTGAAACGACTTGCCAGAATTGCGGTTCTCAGGAAGTAAGAATTAATGGGCTCGAAGGACATTATTCCGAGATATTAATCAATAGCCAACCTGTAGTGGGAGCGCTGACTAAGACATATGGATTAGATCAGATTCCGCTTAATATGGTAGATGAGATAAATATCATCCGAGGAGGTAACTCTGCACTATATGGCTCACATGCCATAGGTGGTGTGATAGATATTATCACTAAAGAACCAGAGAATAACTATTACGAAATAAAGTATAACCTCTCTCTTATTGATGGGAAGTCAGCTGACAATATGTTATTATTTAATACTTCACTCGTTGATAAAAACAAAACATCAGGCATCAGTGTATTCGGAAATATGAGAAGTAGAAACCCTTGGGATGCTAATGGTGATGGATTTTCTGAAATAGGTAAAAACAGAGCGTCTTCGTTAGGTTTTAGTTCATTTCTGAAACCCAATAAAGACAGTAAGGTTATAGCAGAATACCGATATACTTCGGAAGAACGGAGAGGTGGAGACAGTTTTGACAAACCACCTCATGAAGCAAATATAGCCGAATACAGCGACTTTAAGATACATTCGGGATCAGCAGACTACTCACAGTATTTTAATGACAATAAACACCGTTTAAATATACATGTATCTATCCAAGATGCTTATCGTGACAGTTATTTTGGAGCAGAGCAAGAGCCTAATGGATATGGCAAGACCACTGAGTTAACCTTGATCGGGAATGCTAAGTACGAAATGAATATAGATAATCTCTTATTTATGCCTGCTAAATTTATAAGCGGATATACCCAAAGTCATGATATGCTGCGGAATGAAATTCCGGGATATAATTATAAGCAAAACCAAAATATCAATATTGGAACTTTGTATTTTCAAAATGAATGGCAAAACGAAAAGTTGTCTATAGCTATTGGAGCACGATTAGAAAAACATTCTCTTGTAGAGAATGTAAATATTATGCCAAGAGTGAATGCGCGATATAAAATAGTAGGGAACGTCAATTTACGTGGAGGATATACCGTAGGATATAGAGCTCCTGAAATTACAGGGGGAGATTTAGATATACCGATACAAGGAGGAAAAGCTACTTTATTGAGCTTTGCCGACGATATAAAGCCGGAACGTTCGCGGAGTTTCTCTGGAGGATTCGACACTAAGTTTTACAACGAAAATTTCTACTCCTACTTTTTAGTTGAAGGATTTTTTACCCGAATCAATAATGCATTCATAGATCGTGTTATTGGAGAAAATGAGACAGGAAATACATTAGTACAAAGAGAAAATGCTAATAGAGCTACTATATCGGGGATTAATTTCGAAACTTCGATACAGCCTTCTGAATGGCTTCAAATAGATGGAGGATATACAATACAAAGGGGTAGATACAAATCTCCGGAAAGATGGTCGGATGATGAAACTGTAGAGCCGACTAAGGATATGCTAAGATCTCCTGAACAATATGGATTTATCTCAGCAATGGCTACTCCTCAATCTCCATTCTCTATTGCTGTTTCAGGAACCTACACAGGATCTATGTATGTACCACATCTTGCCGGATATATCGAAAATGATGAGCTAAAGAAAACACCTCAGTTTTTTGATATGACAACAAAGATTGCTTATTCTTTTAAGCTGAACGCATATAATAAGGTCGAAATAAGCTGTGGTGTACAAAATATTTTTAACAGTAGGCAACGTGATTTTGACAAAGGAGTAAATAGAGATGCGGATTATATATATGGTCCGTCACTACCAAGAACATACTTTATTGGGCTGAAATTAAGCTCATTCTAA
- the nuoK gene encoding NADH-quinone oxidoreductase subunit NuoK, which yields MLDILEQVGINNYIYLSTLLFCVGVLGILYRRSTIVMLMSVELMLAAANLLLAVFSVYHQDASGQVFVIFAMAVAAAEVAVGLAILVSIYRNIGSIDIDKLKNLKG from the coding sequence ATGCTGGATATATTAGAACAAGTTGGTATTAACAATTACATCTATCTGTCGACACTGTTGTTTTGTGTAGGTGTACTTGGTATTTTGTATCGACGCAGTACAATAGTAATGCTGATGTCGGTCGAATTAATGCTTGCAGCAGCAAATTTGTTGTTAGCCGTATTTTCGGTTTATCATCAGGATGCAAGCGGGCAGGTATTTGTCATCTTTGCGATGGCAGTAGCAGCTGCAGAAGTTGCAGTTGGATTGGCTATATTGGTCTCAATCTATAGAAATATCGGTTCTATTGATATCGATAAATTAAAAAACTTGAAAGGGTAA